A stretch of Aureispira sp. CCB-E DNA encodes these proteins:
- a CDS encoding type I restriction endonuclease subunit R: MAFINESHIEEADVNLFVKGLGYQHIDAWEKQLIGRKHLKNVVLTDRLKKQLIKLNPVLPMDCIETAVEELSKSRAKLTPVVANKEVYELIKGGVPVTYKNKEGREENDYVKVLDFEQPSNNDFVVVTQLSIEYQRTENITRRPDLLLYVNGLPLVMIELKNATEKVKLGFDKNLNDYKRDIPQLFWYNLFVGISNGIQTRVGAFSATWEHFFSWVKLEDTTVANEQPTRKEIEAESEKSGNHLTLQLFCEGLCRKDKLLDYFENFVLYHNNKVKIIAKNHQFLGVNNAIESFKNRAGKKGKLGVFWHTQGSGKSYSMIFFTRKVERKVQGNWSFLIITDRKDLDDQIYRNFLETETIHELDQKKKSHYRPSSRAELQEYLQSNRSHVFSLIHKFGIEKGKSYPKLTDRDNWIVIIDEAHRTQYKGYGENLRIAIPNAQFMAFTGTPLLSNELTKDWFGPYVSEYNFAQSIEDGATVPLFYKKSVPQVEQINEDMVGEAAQILEEENLTEEQQKRLDREYSTLLEIVRRKDRLKEIALHIVQHFPYRLDVDDDNGARKPMKAMVVCIDKFTAVQMYELVQEALEEELKKLHRKSKQTQDPAEKSRYKRAIDFMKETRMAAVISQEGTDKEEREKFEKKGLNITKHRQLMDHPDEDGRNIEDYFKDPNNTYRIVFVTAMWLTGFDAPSVSTLYLDKPMQNHGLMQAIARANRVIEGKKNGLIVDYFGVFRNLKKALADYAEGSKGKGKGGADEFPVKEFEELLDLLREAIAQAKAYCKELAIDLDAILDLKEKSFKEIELFQDAANIILERDEYRKQLGLFVNTIVGLYDSSKPDIYDYPEIKREKEVLEYLRKVVDRQVDQDDAIERAKGKLDVLLDRSIGSMGDLREQSYEYTINSSKQIDLSRLDFAQLRAEFPEKKHQNIQFADLRELMEKKLKQMIGQNKTRGTFLDRFERLIEEYNSGSLSIERAYEELIQQAERLSEEEQRAAKNDMSESQLELFDLLKKEKLTKKEEQEVKLAAKELLDVLFDAKNKILIQEWHKEKATQSKVKGTINRILGDRLPDSYDRQIFGEKLDVVFQHFYSLAELGRGFAA, translated from the coding sequence ATGGCATTTATCAACGAATCGCATATTGAAGAAGCAGACGTCAATTTATTTGTAAAAGGCTTGGGCTATCAGCATATAGATGCTTGGGAAAAGCAATTGATTGGGCGCAAGCACTTAAAAAATGTCGTGTTAACAGATCGCTTAAAGAAACAGTTGATTAAATTGAATCCAGTTTTGCCAATGGATTGTATTGAAACAGCGGTTGAGGAATTGAGCAAGAGCCGAGCGAAGTTGACGCCAGTAGTTGCCAATAAAGAAGTTTATGAACTGATAAAAGGAGGCGTACCTGTTACGTATAAGAACAAAGAAGGGAGGGAAGAAAACGACTATGTGAAAGTCTTGGATTTTGAACAGCCTTCCAACAATGATTTTGTGGTGGTCACTCAATTGAGCATAGAATACCAACGCACCGAAAACATTACTCGTAGACCCGACCTGTTGTTGTATGTGAACGGCTTGCCCTTGGTGATGATTGAGTTGAAGAATGCTACAGAAAAAGTCAAACTAGGGTTTGATAAGAATCTCAACGATTATAAACGAGACATTCCACAACTGTTTTGGTACAATCTATTTGTCGGCATATCGAATGGCATCCAAACCCGTGTAGGGGCTTTTAGTGCAACTTGGGAACATTTCTTCTCTTGGGTAAAACTAGAAGATACAACGGTTGCCAATGAACAACCAACTCGAAAGGAAATCGAAGCAGAGAGCGAAAAGAGTGGAAACCATTTAACCTTGCAATTGTTTTGTGAGGGCTTGTGCCGAAAGGATAAACTGTTAGATTACTTTGAGAACTTTGTTTTGTATCATAACAACAAAGTAAAAATCATTGCCAAAAACCATCAATTTCTAGGGGTTAACAATGCGATTGAATCTTTTAAAAATCGAGCAGGAAAGAAAGGAAAGCTAGGCGTATTTTGGCATACCCAAGGTTCAGGAAAATCTTATTCCATGATTTTCTTTACTCGAAAAGTAGAACGAAAAGTACAAGGAAATTGGTCCTTTCTCATTATCACAGACCGTAAAGATTTAGACGATCAAATCTATCGTAACTTTTTAGAGACAGAAACCATCCATGAATTAGATCAAAAAAAGAAAAGCCATTATCGCCCTAGCTCCAGGGCGGAATTACAAGAATACTTGCAATCCAATCGAAGCCATGTTTTTTCACTCATACACAAGTTTGGCATTGAAAAAGGAAAAAGTTATCCCAAACTAACGGATCGAGACAATTGGATTGTCATTATAGATGAAGCTCATCGAACACAATACAAAGGCTATGGCGAGAACCTACGTATTGCCATTCCCAATGCCCAATTTATGGCCTTTACAGGAACACCTTTGTTGAGCAATGAATTAACCAAAGATTGGTTTGGACCTTATGTATCCGAATACAACTTTGCGCAAAGTATTGAAGATGGAGCAACGGTTCCTTTGTTCTATAAAAAGTCAGTTCCTCAAGTTGAGCAAATCAACGAGGATATGGTTGGCGAAGCTGCTCAAATCTTAGAGGAAGAAAACCTAACAGAGGAGCAACAAAAACGCTTGGATCGAGAATATTCTACCTTATTGGAGATTGTAAGAAGAAAAGATCGTTTGAAAGAAATTGCCTTACACATTGTGCAGCATTTTCCTTATCGTTTGGATGTAGACGATGACAATGGTGCAAGAAAGCCCATGAAGGCAATGGTGGTTTGTATTGATAAATTTACAGCCGTTCAAATGTATGAATTGGTGCAAGAAGCATTGGAAGAAGAGTTAAAGAAATTACACAGAAAAAGCAAACAAACCCAAGATCCAGCAGAAAAAAGCCGTTATAAGCGAGCCATTGACTTTATGAAGGAAACTCGTATGGCAGCCGTTATCAGCCAAGAAGGAACGGATAAGGAAGAAAGGGAGAAGTTTGAAAAGAAGGGTTTAAACATAACAAAACATCGTCAACTCATGGATCATCCAGATGAGGATGGTCGCAACATAGAAGATTATTTTAAAGATCCCAATAATACGTATCGAATTGTTTTTGTAACAGCTATGTGGTTAACGGGTTTTGATGCGCCTTCTGTATCTACCTTATATTTGGATAAACCAATGCAAAATCATGGTTTAATGCAAGCTATTGCTAGAGCCAATCGAGTGATTGAGGGAAAGAAAAATGGTTTAATTGTAGATTATTTTGGTGTCTTTAGAAACCTGAAGAAAGCCTTAGCGGATTATGCGGAAGGTTCAAAAGGCAAAGGCAAAGGGGGAGCGGATGAATTTCCTGTAAAGGAGTTTGAAGAATTGTTGGATTTATTAAGGGAAGCTATTGCTCAAGCTAAAGCCTATTGTAAAGAATTGGCAATTGATTTGGATGCTATTTTAGATCTGAAAGAAAAGAGTTTTAAAGAGATTGAATTGTTCCAAGATGCTGCTAACATTATCCTGGAGCGAGATGAATATCGTAAGCAATTGGGCTTATTTGTGAATACTATTGTTGGGCTTTATGATTCTTCGAAACCTGATATATACGATTATCCTGAAATTAAACGAGAGAAGGAAGTTTTGGAGTATTTGCGTAAGGTGGTTGATCGACAGGTGGATCAGGATGATGCGATTGAACGGGCGAAGGGAAAGCTAGATGTTTTGTTAGATCGTAGTATTGGGAGTATGGGCGACCTAAGAGAACAATCCTATGAATATACGATTAATTCTTCTAAGCAAATAGACTTGAGTCGTTTGGACTTTGCGCAGCTCCGTGCTGAATTTCCTGAAAAGAAACATCAGAATATTCAGTTTGCTGATTTGCGAGAGTTGATGGAAAAGAAACTCAAGCAAATGATTGGACAAAACAAAACTAGAGGAACTTTTTTGGATCGCTTTGAACGTTTGATTGAAGAGTATAATTCAGGTAGTTTGTCGATTGAGCGTGCCTACGAAGAATTGATACAGCAAGCTGAGCGTTTATCGGAAGAAGAACAACGAGCGGCTAAAAATGATATGTCTGAGAGTCAGTTGGAGTTGTTTGACTTGTTGAAAAAGGAGAAGTTAACGAAGAAGGAGGAACAAGAGGTGAAGTTGGCTGCAAAAGAATT
- a CDS encoding class I SAM-dependent DNA methyltransferase, protein MTNEQLKDLENKLWDSANALRAYGGIKASDYAVPVLGLIFLKYAENKYKQHEWKIKADHGAVQGTRMERPIEEIALEVCGFYMPDHARFDYLLSLPGDQSMAKALRAAMEGIEQYQDASFQDVLPKEAYFEIEKKKDDILPQLLKTLSDIPEDATGDIFGKIYEYFLGKFAMSEGQKGGEFFTPTSVVRFIVEVIEPYKGKIFDPACGSGGMFVQSATFINQSQKDVNDIYVCGQEYMGETVRLAKMNLLVNNLRGEITEVNSYETDAYDSYGKFDFVMANPPFNVKSVKESTVKNDQRFYEYGLPTNKGKKVDKIADANYLWISLFATSLNEKGRAGFVMPNSASDARGAQQEIRKKIVDSGIVDCMVSMPSNMFLTVTLPATLWFFDKQKVHTERKDKILFLDARNVYHQIDRAHREWTNEQQQNLAAIVRLYRGEKERYLELIQSYFQELKTALEDLNSVRFELMRTQESLKQNLKDYTKKQEKELSTAKRKKLEGATFFLRIKNFENTVGKAQDRKVDLPKLLAAVSLENNRQLELSEKVKAFLQIETTIHESFKMDNSKLSELWALADKHLKLKNDTTWGNLSRGDKQLEVALQDYTMAKEWVVYWLENITWLQERFPDAEYQDVVGLCKMADASEYAEEQDYSLNAGRYVGVEIEDDKITREEFVSMLKGKQVYLKKLNEEAKVLANEIIVNLNQIVNG, encoded by the coding sequence ATGACCAACGAACAACTAAAAGACTTAGAAAATAAATTATGGGATTCTGCTAATGCCTTGCGTGCTTATGGTGGAATCAAAGCCTCTGATTATGCCGTACCTGTATTGGGACTGATATTTTTGAAATATGCAGAGAACAAATATAAACAGCATGAGTGGAAAATTAAAGCAGATCATGGAGCAGTTCAGGGGACTCGAATGGAGCGCCCGATAGAGGAAATAGCCTTAGAAGTTTGTGGTTTTTACATGCCCGACCATGCTCGTTTTGATTACCTGTTGAGTTTACCAGGAGATCAAAGCATGGCAAAAGCCTTGCGAGCAGCAATGGAAGGAATTGAACAGTATCAAGATGCTTCTTTTCAGGATGTATTACCTAAAGAAGCTTATTTTGAAATAGAGAAGAAGAAGGATGATATTTTACCACAATTGCTGAAGACCTTGTCGGACATTCCAGAAGATGCGACGGGAGATATTTTTGGTAAAATTTATGAGTATTTCTTAGGGAAATTTGCCATGAGCGAAGGGCAGAAAGGAGGGGAGTTTTTTACGCCAACTTCTGTCGTACGTTTTATTGTAGAAGTAATAGAACCCTACAAAGGAAAAATCTTTGACCCTGCTTGTGGCTCAGGGGGGATGTTTGTTCAATCCGCTACCTTTATCAACCAATCCCAAAAAGATGTCAACGATATTTACGTTTGTGGGCAAGAGTATATGGGCGAAACCGTGCGTTTGGCAAAGATGAACTTGTTGGTGAATAACCTAAGAGGAGAAATTACAGAAGTGAACTCTTATGAAACAGATGCTTATGACAGTTATGGGAAGTTTGATTTTGTAATGGCTAATCCTCCTTTTAACGTCAAATCGGTAAAAGAGAGTACGGTTAAAAACGATCAACGTTTTTATGAATATGGTTTGCCAACCAATAAAGGGAAAAAGGTTGATAAGATTGCAGATGCCAATTACCTTTGGATTTCTTTATTTGCTACTTCTTTGAATGAAAAGGGAAGGGCTGGCTTTGTGATGCCCAATTCGGCTTCGGATGCTCGTGGAGCGCAGCAAGAGATTCGCAAGAAGATTGTGGATTCAGGTATTGTGGATTGCATGGTGAGTATGCCTTCTAATATGTTTTTGACGGTGACCTTGCCTGCTACCTTGTGGTTTTTTGATAAGCAAAAGGTACATACAGAGCGCAAGGATAAAATTCTCTTTTTGGATGCTCGAAATGTTTACCATCAGATTGATCGAGCGCATCGAGAATGGACGAATGAGCAACAGCAAAATCTAGCGGCTATTGTGCGTTTGTATCGTGGAGAGAAGGAGCGGTATTTGGAATTGATTCAAAGCTACTTTCAAGAATTAAAAACAGCTTTGGAAGACTTGAATTCAGTGCGTTTTGAGTTAATGCGGACACAAGAATCCTTAAAACAAAACTTGAAAGATTATACTAAAAAACAAGAGAAAGAATTGAGCACTGCTAAGCGTAAAAAATTAGAAGGTGCCACTTTCTTTTTGAGGATAAAGAATTTTGAAAATACCGTAGGGAAAGCACAAGATAGGAAAGTAGACTTGCCTAAACTTTTGGCAGCTGTAAGCTTGGAAAATAACAGACAATTGGAATTGTCTGAAAAGGTAAAGGCATTTCTTCAAATAGAAACAACCATTCACGAATCCTTTAAGATGGATAATAGTAAGTTATCAGAATTATGGGCGCTTGCGGATAAACATCTTAAACTCAAAAACGATACGACTTGGGGGAACTTGAGTCGTGGAGATAAGCAATTGGAAGTTGCTTTACAGGATTATACAATGGCTAAAGAATGGGTGGTATATTGGTTGGAAAATATTACTTGGTTGCAAGAGCGTTTTCCAGATGCCGAATATCAAGATGTGGTAGGACTTTGTAAGATGGCAGATGCTAGTGAGTATGCAGAAGAACAGGATTATTCTTTGAATGCTGGACGTTATGTTGGGGTGGAGATTGAGGATGATAAGATTACACGAGAAGAGTTTGTTTCTATGCTAAAAGGTAAACAGGTTTATTTGAAAAAATTAAATGAAGAGGCTAAAGTTTTAGCAAATGAAATTATTGTGAACCTAAATCAAATCGTTAATGGCTAA
- a CDS encoding restriction endonuclease subunit S, translating into MANWKTISLGEYFDFSSGLSKSADQFGSGYPFLSFKEVFRNYFVPESLVSLVNTTKKEREKCSVRKGDIFLTRTSETNDELGMSCVALKDYPNATFNGFTKRLRPKFKGIVDPIFIGFYLRSSQFRAQISAYSNLSTRASLNNDILERLKLNIPPIDEQLKIGRILMNYTNLIENNNQRIQLLEEMAAEIYKEWFVRFRFPGYESATFVDQEGKEVPHGTDGALPLGWEIQRVKDFGKIVTGKTPSKKDDSNFNGDIPFIKTPDMKQGMFLSTTEETLSKKGANSQSSQYIPKHSIVVSCIGTVGKVGISTKLSQTNQQINSVILKRKMMLEYLYYTLIRMKPMIESYSATGATMANLSKSKFENLKAVKPNQEVIEKFHEVANPMFLEIKILQQKNETLQQTRDLLLPRLISGKLSVENLTLSTLEAASTVSS; encoded by the coding sequence ATGGCTAATTGGAAAACTATATCTCTAGGTGAATATTTTGATTTTTCTTCTGGTTTATCTAAAAGTGCAGATCAGTTTGGTTCAGGGTATCCATTTTTATCGTTCAAAGAAGTTTTTAGAAATTATTTCGTACCTGAATCTTTAGTTTCATTAGTCAATACAACAAAAAAAGAGCGTGAAAAATGTTCTGTTCGAAAGGGAGATATATTTTTAACACGAACTAGTGAAACTAATGATGAGTTAGGAATGAGTTGTGTTGCTTTAAAAGATTATCCCAATGCTACATTTAATGGGTTTACAAAACGATTACGCCCTAAATTTAAAGGTATTGTTGATCCCATTTTTATAGGATTTTATCTAAGAAGCTCTCAGTTTCGTGCTCAAATTTCAGCATATTCTAATTTGTCAACAAGAGCAAGTTTAAATAACGATATACTTGAACGTCTCAAACTTAATATTCCACCTATTGATGAGCAATTGAAAATAGGTCGAATATTGATGAATTATACAAATTTAATCGAAAACAACAATCAACGCATCCAACTCTTAGAAGAGATGGCAGCAGAGATTTACAAGGAGTGGTTTGTGCGCTTTCGTTTTCCTGGGTATGAATCGGCTACTTTTGTGGATCAAGAAGGGAAGGAGGTGCCACATGGTACGGATGGGGCTTTGCCTTTGGGCTGGGAAATTCAAAGAGTTAAAGATTTTGGTAAAATAGTAACAGGTAAAACACCATCTAAAAAAGATGACTCAAATTTTAATGGAGATATTCCTTTTATAAAAACTCCTGACATGAAACAGGGAATGTTTCTTTCAACTACAGAAGAAACATTATCAAAAAAAGGAGCAAATAGCCAATCAAGTCAATATATTCCTAAACACTCAATTGTTGTTAGCTGTATAGGTACAGTGGGAAAGGTTGGGATTTCGACTAAATTAAGTCAAACAAATCAACAGATTAATTCAGTTATTCTAAAAAGAAAAATGATGTTAGAGTATTTGTATTATACTTTAATTAGAATGAAACCAATGATAGAAAGTTATTCAGCAACAGGAGCTACTATGGCTAATCTTAGTAAATCAAAATTTGAGAACTTAAAAGCTGTTAAACCTAATCAAGAAGTAATAGAAAAGTTTCATGAGGTAGCTAACCCTATGTTTCTTGAAATTAAAATACTTCAACAAAAAAACGAAACCCTCCAACAAACAAGAGACCTATTACTACCCAGACTAATCAGCGGAAAACTAAGCGTAGAAAACCTAACCTTATCAACACTAGAAGCAGCAAGCACCGTGAGCAGTTAA